The region CGCTTAAGGCAACTGGGGCGGCTGCCACTCTTCAACTTCAATCAGCACCAGCAGCGCGGCGTCGCCGCCATACTCTTTCGGCGCCTGATGGAAGGCCATCACATGTGGATGCTGCGCCAGCCACAGCGGCGTCTGCTGTTTCAGAATATGTTTACCGTGGCCGTGCATCACGCAGGCGCAGAAGACATGCTCGCGGCGACAGGCGGCGATGAGCGCCCCCAGTTCCTGCTTGGCCTGCATCTGGGTTAAGCCGTGGAGATCGAGAAACAGCTCGGGCGAATAGTCGCCGCGGCGCAGTTTTTTCAGCTCGAAATGATCCACGCCGGGGCGGACGTAGCGCATCGGTCCGTCGCTGTTCAGAAGCGGCTGGAACTCATCGGAAAAGTAGTGGCTGGCGTCCACCTGCTCCTGCAACAGGCGCTTAGGCGGCACCTCGCTCAGCTTTTTACGCGCCGGGCGATGGACGATGGTGTCCTGTTTCAGCTCGCGCGTTCCGCTCATCAGCGCGCGAAACAGCGACTTTTCTTCCTCACTCAGCGATGGCTTCTTTTTCATCTTCTTCTCTTCTTTATCGTTGCGCAGGCAGTTTACCCGAGATTGGCGCGTCGCCAAACAAAAGCCATTTTTCAGGGATGACGCGCCGGTTGCTGATTTATCGCCGCCTTCATGGCAAACTAGCCGCCGAATTTAACGCGGAGCGTCATGCGGAGGGCAGTGTGGATAAAATTTTCGTCGATGAGGCAGTCAGTGAACTGCATACCATTCAGGATATGTTGCGTTGGGCGGTGAGCCGTTTCAGCGCGGCGGGCATCTGGTATGGTCACGGCACGGACAACCCCTGGGATGAAGCGGTGCAACTGGTACTGCCGTCGCTCTACCTGCCGCTGGATATTCCGGAAGATATGCGCACCGCGCGTCTGACCTCCAGCGAGCGTCATCGTATCGTCGAACGGGTGATCCGCCGCGTCAACGAGCGTATTCCGGTGGCGTATCTCACCAATAAAGCCTGGTTCTGCGGTCACGAATTTTACGTCGACGAACGCGTGCTGGTGCCGCGCTCGCCCATCGGCGAGCTTATCAATAACCGTTTCGCAGGGCTTATCGACCACGAACCGCAGCATATCCTTGATATGTGTACCGGCAGCGGCTGTATCGCCATTGCCTGCGCGTACGCCTTCCCGAATGCGGAAGTCGACGCGGTAGATATCTCCGGCGACGCGCTGGCCGTTACCGAGCACAATATCGAAGAGCACGGGCTTATCCATCACGTCACGCCGATCCGCTCGGATCTCTTCCGTGATCTGCCGAAAGTGCAGTACGACATTATCGTCACCAATCCGCCGTATGTGGATGAAGAGGATATGTCCGACCTGCCGAACGAATATCGCCACGAGCCGGAACTCGGCCTTGCGGCTGGCAGCGACGGGCTGAAGCTCGCGCGCCGCATTCTCGCCTGCTCGCCGGACTACCTGACCGACAACGGTATTCTGATTTGTGAAGTCGGTAACAGCATGGTACATCTGATGGAGCAGTACCCGGACGTGCCGTTCACCTGGCTTGAATTCGACAACGGCGGCGACGGCGTCTTTATGCTGACCAAAGCGCAGCTCATCAGCGCACGCGAACACTTCAGCATCTACAAAGATTAAAACAGGCGGGCGCAGGCCCGCTGAATAACGCAAAACACCACAACGACACGATAACGGAGCCGTGATGGCAGGCAACACTCTTGGACAACTCTTTCGCGTCACCACTTTCGGCGAGTCCCATGGTCTGGCGCTCGGCTGCATTATTGACGGCGTACCGCCGGGCATCGCGTTAAGCGAAGCCGACCTCCAGCACGATCTTGACCGCCGCCGCCCAGGCACCTCCCGTTACACCACGCAGCGCCGCGAGCCGGACCAGGTGAAAATTCTCTCCGGCGTATTTGAGGGCGTGACCACCGGCACCAGCATCGGCCTGCTGATTGAAAACACCGATCAACGCTCCCAGGATTACGGCGCTATTAAAGATGTGTTTCGTCCGGGACACGCCGATTACACCTACGAGCAGAAATATGGCGTTCGCGACTATCGCGGCGGCGGACGCTCTTCCGCCCGCGAAACCGCCATGCGCGTCGCCGCAGGCGCGATCGCCAAAAAATACCTGGCGCAGAAATTCGGTATCGTCATCCGCGCCTGCCTGACCCAGATGGGCGATATTCCACTGGAAATCAAAGACTGGGCGCAGGTGGAGCAGAACCCGTTCTTCTCGCCGGACGTGGACAAACATGACGCGCTCGACGAGCTGATGCGCGCGCTGAAAAAAGAGGGCGACTCCATTGGCGCGAAAGTAACGGTTGTCGCCGATAATGTGCCGCCGGGCCTCGGCGAACCGGTGTTCGACAGGCTGGATGCCGATATCGCCCATGCGCTGATGAGCATTAATGCCGTCAAAGGCGTTGAGATCGGTGAAGGTTTTGGCGTTATCGCGCTCAAAGGCAGCGAAAACCGCGACGAAATCACTAAAGACGGATTTCAGAGCAACCATGCGGGCGGTATTCTCGGCGGCATCAGCAGCGGCCAGCAGATCGTCGCCAATATCGCGCTGAAGCCGACCTCCAGCATCACGGTGCCGGGGCGTACCGTTAACCGTGCGGGCGATGAAGTCGAGATGATCACCCGTGGCCGCCACGATCCGTGCGTCGGCATCCGCGCGGTGCCGATCGCCGAAGCGATGCTGGCGATCGTGCTGATGGATCATCTGCTGCGCCACCGCGGTCAGAACGCGGACGTTACCACTACGCTTCCTCGCTGGTAATCTCATGAAAAAACTCTGCTTAGCCTTGCTGGCGCTGCTCGCTTGCAGCGCGGCAAGCGCCGCCACGCCGTGGCAGAAAATCACCCAGCCGATCCCGGGCGCGGCTCAGTCGATCGGCACATTTTCCAATGGCTGCATCATCGGCGCCCAGCCGCTGCCGATGGAGTCGGAGCATTACCAGATAATGCGCACTGACCAGCGCCGCTACTTTGGCCACCCGGATCTGGTGCGCTTTATTGAGCGTCTCAGTAACCAGGTGAACGAGTTGCAACTCGGCACGGTGCTGATAGGCGATATGGGCATGCCGGCGGGCGGTCGTTTTAACGGCGGTCATGCCAGCCATCAGACGGGCCTTGATGTCGATATCTTCCTGCAACTGCCGAAACAGCGCTGGAGCGCGGCGCAACTGCGTCGCCCGCAGGCGCTCGATTTAGTGTCGCGCGACGGGAAATCGGTCGTGCCGTCGCTCTGGAAGCCGGAAATTGGCGGGTTGATTAAGCTTGCCGCGCTCGATGATCAGGTCACGCGTATTTTCGTGAACCCGGCTATCAAGCAGCAGCTCTGCCTGGACGCCGGGCCGGATCGCGACTGGCTGCGTAAAGTGCGCCCGTGGTTCCAGCATCGCGCCCATATGCATGTGCGCCTGCGCTGTCCGCCGGACAGCCTGGAGTGCGTGGAGCAGGAGCCG is a window of Cronobacter muytjensii ATCC 51329 DNA encoding:
- the smrB gene encoding endonuclease SmrB, yielding MKKKPSLSEEEKSLFRALMSGTRELKQDTIVHRPARKKLSEVPPKRLLQEQVDASHYFSDEFQPLLNSDGPMRYVRPGVDHFELKKLRRGDYSPELFLDLHGLTQMQAKQELGALIAACRREHVFCACVMHGHGKHILKQQTPLWLAQHPHVMAFHQAPKEYGGDAALLVLIEVEEWQPPQLP
- the mepA gene encoding penicillin-insensitive murein endopeptidase, with amino-acid sequence MKKLCLALLALLACSAASAATPWQKITQPIPGAAQSIGTFSNGCIIGAQPLPMESEHYQIMRTDQRRYFGHPDLVRFIERLSNQVNELQLGTVLIGDMGMPAGGRFNGGHASHQTGLDVDIFLQLPKQRWSAAQLRRPQALDLVSRDGKSVVPSLWKPEIGGLIKLAALDDQVTRIFVNPAIKQQLCLDAGPDRDWLRKVRPWFQHRAHMHVRLRCPPDSLECVEQEPPPPGDGCGEELQSWFKPAAPGSGKAEKKTPPPPPPSCQALLDEHAL
- the prmB gene encoding 50S ribosomal protein L3 N(5)-glutamine methyltransferase, whose amino-acid sequence is MDKIFVDEAVSELHTIQDMLRWAVSRFSAAGIWYGHGTDNPWDEAVQLVLPSLYLPLDIPEDMRTARLTSSERHRIVERVIRRVNERIPVAYLTNKAWFCGHEFYVDERVLVPRSPIGELINNRFAGLIDHEPQHILDMCTGSGCIAIACAYAFPNAEVDAVDISGDALAVTEHNIEEHGLIHHVTPIRSDLFRDLPKVQYDIIVTNPPYVDEEDMSDLPNEYRHEPELGLAAGSDGLKLARRILACSPDYLTDNGILICEVGNSMVHLMEQYPDVPFTWLEFDNGGDGVFMLTKAQLISAREHFSIYKD
- the aroC gene encoding chorismate synthase encodes the protein MAGNTLGQLFRVTTFGESHGLALGCIIDGVPPGIALSEADLQHDLDRRRPGTSRYTTQRREPDQVKILSGVFEGVTTGTSIGLLIENTDQRSQDYGAIKDVFRPGHADYTYEQKYGVRDYRGGGRSSARETAMRVAAGAIAKKYLAQKFGIVIRACLTQMGDIPLEIKDWAQVEQNPFFSPDVDKHDALDELMRALKKEGDSIGAKVTVVADNVPPGLGEPVFDRLDADIAHALMSINAVKGVEIGEGFGVIALKGSENRDEITKDGFQSNHAGGILGGISSGQQIVANIALKPTSSITVPGRTVNRAGDEVEMITRGRHDPCVGIRAVPIAEAMLAIVLMDHLLRHRGQNADVTTTLPRW